TTATTGAACTTTGAGCGTCCTGGAAGTCACACAAGATACGGAATGATCAATTGATGAATATTTGCACAAACAGAAGACCAAAAAAAATCCACTCAGACCTGCTGATTACGAAAAGAAACAAATCCGAAGCCCCTTGAGCGACCAGTCTTCTGATCCCACATGACCCTTGCATCTCTGCATTAATAGAACGACAGCTGTTGAGTTGCTCGTGAAAGCAAGGGTATCTCAATCTCAAGGAATTGCAAACAAAATTGAACTTACGAACAACTAGGATAGACagagaaacatgcaaataagGTAGCATCCGTAACCTCTGGGCTAAGATCACCGACAAAAATATTGAATTGATCTGTACAGTAAAGTCAAGAGCATATAATCACCAACACATAGTCCCAAACTAGTTGGTGTTTTATAAAATCACCAATAATGAAGAAAAAGAGGATCAAAGGTAGAGATTCTGGATATATATTAACGTACTTGATGTGTCCTCTCTCTGCGAACTAGCATATGCCCAGTTAACTTTAATAGGTTGACCAAACCTGCAAATTGCATTTTAATAATCAAGAACCCActgtaaatcaaataatttaccAATCTTCCTACTTACAATTGCCTCCCATTCAAAGTCACAATAGCAAGGGCAGCTGATCGGCGATCAAGGTAATCCACAAAGCCATATGATGACTGCATTACAGGTTGGAAACACTCATTAGGATGAGAATATTAGCacttcaataaataaaatctccttcacacaaaaaaaaaaagagaaagaaaaataCTATTCCATAAATTAGTTCAATCACTGAATAAATGGTAATTAAAATGCAAACCTTAGAGAGGAACTAAACTTTTGTGTGTTTATTCATTCTATCATGAAGGGTAAAAAAAATTGGGAGCTGCATCACTCACTCGTTAGGATAATTACAAGGATAAGAACATTGACAGCAACCATAAAAGTAGAAGAGAGTTGTATATATTTGGTTGGAGCATATTTTTCTAAACTTGCAATTACTGGATAACACTGAGAGAACCTCTATACATCTCCATACTGAATCAAACATGAATATCTAACAAAACATTCAAGAACCACAATGGGATTACAAGTCCATCTGAAACTGAATAAGCATAGGAGTCAAGAGAGTAAGGGAAGCATTAATACATAGAAGAAAACCTTTTTTTCTCAGAGAAGGACGTGAATAGGTGAAGAGGTTAAACAATGAGACATAAGACCACACCTTATCTTTGCGAATGAGCTTGCAACCTTCAAGAGGACCAGTATTAGCAAAAACCTCTTGAAGAAGTGGTTCTGTAACTTGTGGGTGGATGTTTCCAACATACCTATATGGCATCACAAAATGGTGTATAAATCAGCAAAAATTGGATCCTGTACATTGAGATAGTTGAGATTGCTAGTCCTGAAGTATCATATGACACGAAATAATTCAATCAGCGTCTaaggaataatttaatatttcaacaTGGTGAAAACTGCTTCAGCACAAGGACAGGAATGAAAAAGGAAATCGGAAAAgaacaaacaaaaaacaaaggGCTCAAAAAATTCAGTTAGGAACCCACACACTACGGCATGTACTTGAATCGAATCCGGTGGGCAAATTTCCACTAAAGATAGGCTCAATCTGCATAAAGTAAACAAATCATGAGGGATGTCAGACTGGAAATGTAAAAATCCTGAAAatgaaatacaatatttaatggGATACACTAGATcaaactaattttttattttcatatcacCTCTCCACGTATGGAAGAAGACGTAGAACACATTGAGGTTTACGGAATCCAAAAGCAGAAGACACATATTGATAACAGATTTAAAATCCCACTTGTTCATTTCCACATCAACAGAAACTTC
This genomic window from Primulina huaijiensis isolate GDHJ02 unplaced genomic scaffold, ASM1229523v2 scaffold207980, whole genome shotgun sequence contains:
- the LOC140966789 gene encoding oligouridylate-binding protein 1 translates to MHQQRLKQQQALMQQSLYHPGLLAQPQIEPIFSGNLPTGFDSSTCRSVYVGNIHPQVTEPLLQEVFANTGPLEGCKLIRKDKSSYGFVDYLDRRSAALAIVTLNGRQLFGQPIKVNWAYASSQREDTSNQFNIFVGDLSPEVTDATLFACFSVYPSCSDARVMWDQKTGRSRGFGFVSFRNQQDAQSSINNLNGKWLGSRQIRCNWATKGAGLGDDQQ